From Amycolatopsis sp. YIM 10, the proteins below share one genomic window:
- a CDS encoding DUF2339 domain-containing protein — translation MGTPSATDPLPRIADALGEIAVRLTSLGEELRGLPSAAHSTPPPVEAPASSVSSTSPDAPASAATPASAATPEAPEQAVPAPEQAPRPAPMPPPVMPPPAMPPFPMPRWQPQPQPPKVTLADKLAKDGAGSKVLAWIGGAVTLLGVVLLLVLAIQRGWVGPVPRVLLGAALGGTLAGLGVWLHRNPAARTGAFALAATGVAVLYADIVAATAFLELVPSWAGLLLGLVVAVGGLALAGYWKAHGLAVFVLLGCAVCAPVLTSGLTVSLMTFLLILAVAAAPIQLTREWPGVVLAAGLPPVAGSALTVSFAAGAWFETGPEIGVAVLAVLTSLLVLATATATTALHRADVTPIGLLAVAPLPTMLLPFLLDRPLAAAFTGGLTAVLAGLWIGGRKRLPSGVSMTAGVLASLLAFETTAVALSGETQVIVVLAEAIALAAVAIRLKSKGMVAAGAAFGVAGLLTAMATVATPVLLLLPLRTGPATDGLITAAVVSPLIALAAVLVAVAAFHTGAAKSAAPLVNIFAGMAVLYGAAGTVLYPVRLLVDGQLGFLIGHALITVSWTVAALVLLLRGIRRKAFRITGLVLVAAALAKLVLFDLSSLDGIARVGAFLGAGLVLLAAGTRYARLVSATRSAQDTASGSMRM, via the coding sequence ATGGGCACTCCAAGCGCCACCGACCCCCTGCCGCGTATCGCCGACGCGCTCGGCGAGATCGCCGTCCGGCTCACCTCACTCGGCGAGGAATTGCGCGGACTGCCATCGGCCGCGCACAGCACGCCGCCGCCAGTCGAAGCGCCTGCGTCGTCTGTGTCGTCTACGTCGCCTGACGCGCCTGCGTCGGCCGCCACGCCTGCGTCGGCCGCCACGCCCGAGGCACCGGAGCAAGCCGTACCGGCACCGGAGCAGGCGCCGCGACCAGCGCCGATGCCACCACCGGTCATGCCACCGCCCGCCATGCCGCCGTTCCCGATGCCGCGCTGGCAACCCCAGCCCCAGCCGCCGAAGGTGACGCTGGCCGACAAGCTGGCCAAGGACGGCGCCGGGAGCAAGGTGCTCGCCTGGATCGGGGGCGCGGTCACCCTGCTCGGCGTGGTGTTGCTGCTGGTGCTCGCCATCCAGCGCGGCTGGGTCGGCCCGGTGCCGCGCGTGCTGCTCGGCGCGGCGCTCGGCGGCACGCTGGCCGGGCTCGGTGTCTGGCTGCACCGCAACCCGGCCGCGCGCACCGGCGCGTTCGCGCTCGCCGCGACCGGCGTCGCCGTGCTCTACGCCGACATCGTCGCGGCCACGGCCTTCCTCGAACTGGTGCCGTCCTGGGCCGGGCTGCTGCTCGGACTGGTCGTCGCCGTCGGTGGGCTGGCGCTGGCCGGGTACTGGAAGGCGCACGGGCTCGCGGTGTTCGTGCTGCTCGGTTGCGCGGTCTGCGCGCCGGTGCTCACCTCCGGGCTCACCGTGTCGCTGATGACCTTCCTGCTGATCCTGGCCGTCGCCGCGGCGCCGATCCAGTTGACCCGTGAGTGGCCCGGCGTGGTGCTGGCGGCCGGGCTGCCACCGGTCGCGGGCAGTGCGCTGACCGTCTCGTTCGCCGCCGGCGCGTGGTTCGAGACCGGACCCGAAATCGGTGTCGCCGTGCTCGCGGTGCTCACCTCCCTGCTCGTGCTCGCCACGGCCACCGCGACGACCGCACTGCACCGCGCCGACGTCACGCCGATCGGACTGCTCGCGGTCGCGCCGCTCCCGACGATGCTCCTGCCCTTCCTGCTGGACCGTCCGCTCGCGGCGGCCTTCACCGGTGGCCTCACCGCGGTGCTGGCCGGGCTCTGGATCGGTGGCCGCAAGCGTTTGCCTTCAGGCGTTTCGATGACCGCGGGAGTCCTGGCGTCGCTGCTCGCCTTCGAGACAACGGCGGTCGCGCTCTCCGGTGAGACGCAGGTGATAGTGGTGCTCGCCGAGGCGATCGCGCTGGCCGCCGTCGCGATCCGGCTGAAGAGCAAGGGCATGGTCGCGGCCGGTGCCGCGTTCGGCGTGGCCGGGCTGCTGACCGCGATGGCCACTGTCGCGACGCCGGTCCTCTTGCTGCTCCCGTTGCGCACCGGTCCCGCGACCGACGGGCTGATCACCGCGGCCGTGGTCTCACCGCTCATCGCGCTCGCCGCGGTGCTGGTGGCCGTGGCGGCTTTCCACACCGGAGCGGCCAAGTCGGCGGCGCCGCTGGTCAACATCTTCGCCGGGATGGCGGTGCTCTACGGCGCGGCCGGCACCGTGCTCTACCCGGTGCGGCTGCTGGTCGACGGGCAACTCGGCTTCCTGATCGGCCACGCGCTGATCACCGTCTCCTGGACGGTCGCCGCGCTCGTCCTGCTGCTGCGCGGCATCCGGCGGAAGGCGTTCCGGATCACCGGACTGGTGCTGGTCGCCGCCGCGCTGGCGAAACTGGTGCTGTTCGACCTGTCCTCGCTCGACGGCATAGCGCGCGTCGGTGCCTTCCTCGGCGCGGGATTGGTGCTGCTCGCGGCCGGTACGCGGTACGCCAGGCTGGTCAGCGCGACCCGTTCAGCCCAAGACACCGCCTCCGGATCTATGCGAATGTGA
- a CDS encoding TetR/AcrR family transcriptional regulator — MSRPTRRGRARSATDHEIRQTARALLVADGPEAVTLRAIARELGITAPALYRYYGSRDDLLAHLRLDIVGDLGDELAGEVAELAEDDGAVQLFALCRGFRHWALTHTREFTLVFASPTGQVGSAPSSAATLSRADEPFGRIFLTTAGHLLATHDLDTPADEAVPAELRDDLTAYRGELLSVLSESGLDFPAEKLDLGTTYLMIQFWARIYGHVTLEVFGNYPIPVTKPDVLFDAMLADLAREIGVLPR, encoded by the coding sequence ATGAGCAGGCCCACACGGCGAGGGCGCGCACGCTCCGCGACGGATCACGAGATCCGGCAGACCGCGCGGGCCCTTCTGGTGGCGGACGGACCCGAGGCGGTCACGCTCCGGGCCATCGCCAGGGAGCTGGGCATCACCGCGCCCGCGCTGTACCGGTACTACGGCTCGCGGGACGACCTGCTCGCGCACCTGCGGCTGGACATCGTCGGCGACCTGGGTGACGAACTGGCCGGTGAAGTCGCCGAACTCGCCGAAGACGACGGTGCCGTGCAGCTCTTCGCGCTGTGCCGGGGTTTCCGCCACTGGGCGCTGACGCACACGCGCGAGTTCACCCTGGTTTTCGCCTCGCCGACCGGCCAAGTGGGTTCGGCGCCGAGCAGCGCCGCCACGCTGAGCCGGGCGGACGAGCCGTTCGGCCGGATCTTCCTGACCACCGCCGGGCACCTGCTCGCCACACACGACCTGGACACGCCCGCCGACGAAGCCGTCCCCGCGGAGCTGCGTGACGATCTCACCGCGTACCGCGGGGAACTGCTTTCCGTGTTGAGCGAATCGGGCCTCGACTTCCCCGCCGAGAAGCTGGACCTGGGCACCACGTACCTGATGATCCAGTTCTGGGCGCGGATCTACGGCCACGTCACGCTCGAGGTTTTCGGCAACTACCCGATCCCGGTGACCAAGCCGGACGTGCTGTTCGACGCCATGCTCGCCGACCTGGCCAGGGAGATCGGGGTGCTGCCGCGGTGA
- a CDS encoding 3-oxoacyl-ACP reductase family protein, translating into MSLDGKVALVTGGSRGIGAATALRLAADGADVALTYRDNADAAAEVAERIKAAGRRALVIRADSADAADCVRAVEETVAEFGRLDVLVNNAGIGVVAPIAEIALEDIDRVLAVNVRAPFLAAKAAAAHLGQGGRLITIGSCVAERVPGPGMSLYALSKTAMVGLTKALARELGSNGVTVNLVQPGPTDTAMNPADGPYAGDQAAMTAVGRYGTPDEVAATVSFLAADSSRYVTGTAVSVDGGHAA; encoded by the coding sequence ATGTCGCTCGACGGCAAGGTGGCACTGGTGACCGGCGGCAGCCGCGGGATCGGCGCGGCGACCGCGCTGCGGCTCGCGGCCGACGGCGCCGACGTCGCGCTGACCTATCGCGACAACGCCGACGCGGCGGCCGAGGTGGCCGAGCGGATCAAGGCGGCCGGTCGCCGCGCACTGGTGATCCGCGCGGACAGCGCCGACGCCGCCGACTGCGTCCGCGCGGTCGAGGAGACCGTCGCCGAGTTCGGCAGGCTCGACGTGCTGGTCAACAACGCGGGTATCGGCGTGGTCGCGCCCATCGCCGAAATCGCGCTGGAGGACATCGACCGGGTGCTCGCGGTGAACGTGCGCGCCCCGTTCCTCGCGGCGAAGGCGGCCGCGGCGCACCTCGGCCAGGGCGGGCGCCTGATCACCATCGGCAGCTGCGTCGCCGAGCGCGTGCCCGGTCCCGGCATGTCGCTGTACGCGCTGAGCAAAACCGCGATGGTCGGGCTGACCAAGGCGCTGGCCCGTGAGCTGGGCTCGAACGGCGTGACGGTCAACCTGGTGCAGCCGGGCCCGACCGACACCGCGATGAACCCGGCGGACGGCCCGTACGCCGGCGACCAGGCCGCGATGACCGCGGTCGGGCGCTACGGCACCCCGGACGAGGTGGCCGCGACGGTTTCGTTCCTGGCCGCGGACAGCAGCCGGTACGTCACCGGCACGGCGGTCTCGGTCGACGGCGGCCACGCCGCCTGA
- a CDS encoding IS630 family transposase, whose product MPNPKLPELVLSEDEAGMLRCWTRRRKTAQALALRARIVLRCAEGGSNSEIAAELGITRATVAKWRSRFVTDRLDGLLDEARPGRPRTITDEQVEAVITATLESAPANATHWSTRSMAAESGLTQTAVTRIWNAFGLQPHRRESWKLSKDPLFVDKVKDVAGLYLAPPERAVVLCVDEKSQIQALNRTAPVLPMLPGTPQRATHDYTRHGTSSLYAALDITTGKVIGRLHARHRAIEFKKFLTAIDKEVPAELAVHLVMDNVSTHKTPVIKRWLASHPRFVVHFTPTSSSWLNLVERWFSELTTKKLQRASHTSVRALNRDIRAWIETWNDDPRPYVWTKTADQILDSIARYCTRTNDSGH is encoded by the coding sequence ATGCCGAACCCGAAGCTGCCCGAGTTGGTGTTGTCCGAGGACGAGGCGGGCATGTTGCGGTGCTGGACGCGGCGCCGGAAGACGGCGCAGGCGCTGGCCTTGCGGGCCCGGATTGTGTTGCGGTGCGCCGAAGGTGGCTCGAACAGCGAGATCGCCGCGGAGTTGGGGATTACGCGGGCGACGGTGGCGAAGTGGCGGTCGCGGTTCGTGACCGACCGGCTGGATGGGTTGCTGGACGAGGCGCGTCCTGGGCGTCCGCGCACGATCACCGATGAGCAGGTCGAGGCAGTGATCACCGCGACACTGGAGTCGGCGCCCGCGAATGCCACGCACTGGTCGACCCGGTCGATGGCCGCGGAGTCGGGGTTGACCCAGACCGCGGTGACGCGGATCTGGAACGCGTTCGGCCTGCAGCCGCATCGCCGTGAATCATGGAAGTTGTCCAAGGACCCGTTGTTCGTGGACAAGGTCAAAGACGTCGCCGGGCTCTATCTCGCTCCGCCGGAGCGGGCGGTGGTGCTGTGCGTGGACGAGAAGTCCCAGATCCAGGCGCTCAACCGCACCGCTCCGGTTCTGCCGATGCTGCCCGGCACGCCGCAGCGCGCCACGCACGACTACACCCGGCACGGCACCTCCAGCCTGTATGCGGCACTGGACATCACCACCGGCAAGGTCATCGGCCGGCTGCACGCACGCCACCGCGCGATCGAGTTCAAGAAATTCCTGACCGCCATCGACAAAGAAGTGCCCGCCGAACTGGCGGTGCACTTGGTGATGGACAACGTCTCGACCCACAAGACCCCGGTGATCAAACGCTGGCTGGCCAGTCATCCGCGCTTCGTCGTGCACTTCACCCCGACGTCGAGTTCCTGGCTCAACCTCGTCGAACGCTGGTTCTCCGAACTCACGACCAAGAAACTCCAACGCGCGAGCCACACCAGCGTCCGCGCACTCAACCGCGACATCCGCGCCTGGATCGAAACCTGGAACGACGACCCACGACCCTACGTCTGGACCAAAACCGCCGACCAGATCCTCGACTCCATCGCACGCTACTGCACACGAACTAACGACTCAGGACACTAG
- the leuS gene encoding leucine--tRNA ligase, whose protein sequence is MTEATPDTPQHRYTAALAGKIEQRWQDYWADHGTYHAPNPVGALANPDADVPSDKLFVQDMFPYPSGAGLHVGHPLGFIATDVFARYHRMIGRNVLHTMGFDAFGLPAEQYAVQTGAHPRKTTEENIETYLRQIRRLGLGHDERRRVSTIDPEYYRWTQWIFLQIFNSFYDEKLGKARPIVELETEYAQDKRRTPDGRNWCELTRAEQRDIIDSHRLAYISEAPVNWCPGLGTVLSNEEVTPDGRSERGNFPVFRRNLRQWMMRITAYADRLVDDLDRLDWPDKVKAMQRNWIGRSNGARVAFAAGESKIEVFTTRPDTLFGATYLVLAPEHPLVDELTTAAWPEGVDKAWTADAATPAEAVAAYRLAASRKSELDRQENKDKTGVFTGSHAVNPVNGEQIPIFVADYVLMGYGTGAIMAVPGQDQRDWDFAEKFGLGIIRTVQPSDGFDGKAFTGEGPAINSGFLDGLGIDEAKKTIISWLEEHGHGHGTVQYKLRDWLFSRQRYWGEPFPVVYDEDGRAHALPDSLLPVELPEVDDYSPKTFDPDDPNTEPSPPLSRADDWVTVELDLGDGLKTYRRDTNTMPNWAGSCWYQLRYIDPANADAFVDPENERYWTGPRPAEHGVDDPGGVDLYIGGVEHAVLHLLYSRFWQKVLFDLGHVSSDEPYRKLFNQGYIQAFAYTDSRGFYVPAEEVEERDGKYFHFDQEVKQEYGKMGKSLKNVVTPDQMSADYGADTFRFYEMSMGPLELSRPWATKDVVGSQRFLQRLWRLVVDETTGEPRVSDVDASEADRRQLHKTIAGVREDYAQMRFNTAGAKLIELNNHLTKVYGAAESTPRELAEALVLMLAPLCPHVAEELWQRLGHTDSLAHGPFPGVDEKYLVDDTVEYPVQVNGKVRTRITVAADAGKDVVQEAALADEKVVALLAGNEPRKVIVVPGRLVNVVV, encoded by the coding sequence ATGACCGAGGCGACCCCGGACACACCCCAGCACCGCTACACCGCGGCGCTGGCCGGGAAGATCGAGCAGCGCTGGCAGGACTACTGGGCCGACCACGGCACCTACCACGCGCCGAACCCGGTCGGAGCGCTGGCGAACCCCGATGCCGACGTGCCGTCGGACAAGCTGTTCGTGCAGGACATGTTCCCCTACCCGTCCGGGGCCGGTCTGCACGTCGGGCACCCGCTGGGCTTCATCGCCACCGACGTGTTCGCGCGCTACCACCGGATGATCGGCCGGAACGTGCTGCACACGATGGGCTTCGACGCCTTCGGGCTGCCCGCCGAGCAGTACGCCGTGCAGACCGGTGCGCACCCTCGCAAGACCACCGAGGAGAACATCGAGACCTACCTGCGCCAGATCCGCAGGCTGGGGCTGGGGCACGACGAGCGGCGCCGGGTGTCCACCATCGACCCCGAGTACTACCGCTGGACCCAGTGGATCTTCCTGCAGATCTTCAACTCCTTCTACGACGAGAAGCTGGGCAAGGCCCGCCCGATCGTCGAGCTGGAGACGGAGTACGCGCAGGACAAGCGCCGTACGCCCGACGGCCGCAACTGGTGCGAGCTGACCCGCGCCGAGCAGCGCGACATCATCGACTCGCACCGGCTGGCCTACATCTCCGAGGCGCCGGTGAACTGGTGCCCCGGCCTGGGCACGGTGCTGTCGAACGAAGAGGTCACCCCGGACGGCCGCAGCGAGCGCGGCAACTTCCCGGTGTTCCGCCGCAACCTGCGCCAGTGGATGATGCGCATCACCGCCTACGCCGACCGCCTGGTCGACGACCTGGACCGGCTGGACTGGCCGGACAAGGTCAAGGCGATGCAGCGCAACTGGATCGGCCGGTCGAACGGCGCCAGGGTGGCCTTCGCCGCCGGTGAGTCGAAGATCGAGGTGTTCACCACCCGCCCGGACACCCTGTTCGGCGCGACCTACCTGGTGCTGGCGCCCGAGCACCCGCTGGTCGACGAGCTGACCACGGCCGCGTGGCCCGAGGGCGTCGACAAGGCGTGGACCGCCGACGCGGCGACCCCGGCCGAAGCGGTGGCCGCCTACCGGCTGGCCGCCTCCCGCAAGTCCGAACTGGACCGGCAGGAGAACAAGGACAAAACCGGCGTCTTCACCGGTTCGCACGCGGTGAACCCGGTCAACGGCGAGCAGATCCCGATCTTCGTCGCCGACTACGTGCTGATGGGCTACGGCACCGGCGCGATCATGGCGGTGCCCGGCCAGGACCAGCGCGACTGGGACTTCGCGGAGAAGTTCGGCCTGGGCATCATCCGGACCGTGCAGCCGTCCGACGGCTTCGACGGCAAGGCGTTCACCGGTGAGGGCCCGGCGATCAATTCGGGCTTCTTGGACGGCCTGGGCATCGACGAGGCGAAGAAGACGATCATCTCGTGGCTGGAGGAGCACGGCCACGGCCACGGCACCGTGCAGTACAAGCTGCGCGACTGGCTGTTCTCGCGCCAGCGCTACTGGGGCGAGCCGTTCCCGGTGGTCTACGACGAGGACGGCCGCGCGCACGCGCTGCCGGACAGCCTGCTGCCGGTGGAACTGCCCGAGGTCGACGACTACTCGCCGAAGACCTTCGACCCGGACGACCCGAACACCGAGCCGTCGCCGCCGCTGTCGCGCGCCGACGACTGGGTCACCGTCGAGCTGGACCTGGGCGACGGCCTGAAGACCTACCGCCGCGATACCAACACCATGCCCAACTGGGCGGGTTCGTGCTGGTACCAGCTGCGCTACATCGACCCGGCGAACGCCGACGCCTTCGTCGACCCGGAGAACGAGCGGTACTGGACCGGTCCGCGCCCGGCCGAGCACGGCGTGGACGACCCCGGCGGCGTCGACCTGTACATCGGCGGTGTCGAGCACGCCGTGCTGCACCTGCTGTACTCGCGCTTCTGGCAGAAGGTGTTGTTCGACCTGGGCCACGTGTCCTCGGACGAGCCGTACCGGAAGCTGTTCAACCAGGGCTACATCCAGGCCTTCGCCTACACCGACTCGCGCGGCTTCTACGTGCCCGCCGAGGAGGTCGAGGAGCGCGACGGCAAGTACTTCCACTTCGACCAGGAGGTCAAGCAGGAGTACGGGAAGATGGGCAAGAGCCTGAAGAACGTGGTCACGCCCGACCAGATGTCGGCGGACTACGGGGCCGACACCTTCCGGTTCTACGAGATGTCGATGGGCCCGCTGGAGCTGTCGCGGCCGTGGGCGACCAAGGACGTGGTCGGCTCGCAGCGCTTCCTGCAGCGGCTGTGGCGGCTGGTGGTGGACGAGACCACCGGCGAGCCGCGAGTGTCCGATGTGGACGCCAGCGAGGCGGACCGGCGGCAGCTGCACAAAACCATCGCCGGGGTCCGCGAGGACTACGCGCAGATGCGGTTCAACACCGCCGGCGCCAAGCTGATCGAGCTGAACAACCACCTGACCAAGGTGTACGGCGCGGCCGAGAGCACACCGCGCGAGCTGGCCGAGGCGCTGGTGCTGATGCTGGCGCCGCTGTGCCCGCACGTGGCCGAGGAGCTGTGGCAGCGCCTGGGCCACACGGATTCGCTGGCACACGGCCCGTTCCCCGGCGTCGACGAGAAGTACCTGGTCGACGACACGGTGGAATATCCGGTGCAGGTCAACGGAAAGGTCCGCACGCGCATCACGGTGGCCGCCGACGCGGGCAAGGACGTCGTGCAGGAAGCCGCGCTGGCCGACGAAAAGGTCGTCGCCCTGCTGGCCGGCAACGAGCCCCGCAAGGTGATCGTCGTGCCCGGCCGCCTGGTCAACGTGGTGGTCTAG
- a CDS encoding esterase-like activity of phytase family protein, whose protein sequence is MLKRLIGTALTAVVSLALLTPAAHADQRVRLLGEQIVPHGLVFGGTTVGGLSGIDRDPRTGEYVLVSDDRTNARFYTAKIDLAGSVQFTGVHNFLRQDGTIYPPQGVDPEELRVDPWLGTYYWSQEGDRTPTVLLDPSVREARRDGSHLRELPLPEDVKMRPESGPRQNYGPEGMTFAAHGALVVTAFEGPLLQDGPEATTERGAVSRILVQGRYGPVFAQYRYQQEPIFAEANPPGAFANNGVTSILHREGNRFLVMERSFVTGVGNKVRIFEIDLAKPGKKKLVTDLSTLGLSTVDNVEGMAWGPRLPSGERSLVLVSDNNFAATQVTQVIALAVR, encoded by the coding sequence ATGCTCAAGCGCCTGATCGGCACCGCGCTGACCGCGGTCGTCTCGCTCGCCCTGCTCACCCCGGCCGCACATGCGGACCAGCGCGTTCGCCTGCTCGGCGAGCAGATCGTGCCGCACGGGCTGGTCTTCGGCGGGACCACCGTCGGCGGCCTCTCCGGCATCGACCGCGACCCGCGCACCGGCGAGTACGTGCTGGTCAGCGACGACCGGACGAACGCCCGCTTCTACACCGCCAAGATCGATCTCGCCGGTTCGGTCCAGTTCACCGGCGTGCACAACTTCCTGCGCCAGGACGGCACGATCTACCCGCCGCAGGGCGTCGACCCCGAGGAACTGCGGGTCGACCCGTGGCTGGGCACGTACTACTGGTCGCAGGAGGGCGACCGCACGCCGACCGTGCTGCTCGACCCGTCGGTCCGCGAAGCCCGGCGTGACGGTTCTCACCTGCGCGAGCTGCCGTTGCCCGAGGACGTGAAGATGCGGCCGGAGTCGGGACCGCGGCAGAACTACGGTCCGGAGGGCATGACCTTCGCCGCGCACGGCGCGCTGGTGGTGACCGCGTTCGAGGGCCCGCTGCTGCAGGACGGCCCCGAAGCGACCACCGAACGCGGTGCCGTTTCGCGGATCCTGGTGCAGGGCCGCTACGGCCCGGTGTTCGCCCAGTACCGGTACCAGCAGGAGCCGATCTTCGCCGAGGCGAACCCGCCGGGTGCCTTCGCCAACAACGGCGTCACCTCGATCCTGCACCGCGAGGGCAACCGCTTCCTGGTGATGGAGCGCTCGTTCGTCACCGGCGTCGGCAACAAGGTGCGGATCTTCGAGATCGACCTGGCCAAGCCGGGGAAGAAGAAGCTGGTGACCGACCTGTCCACGCTCGGGCTGTCCACTGTGGACAACGTGGAGGGGATGGCATGGGGGCCGCGGCTGCCCTCCGGTGAGCGCAGCCTGGTGCTGGTCAGCGACAACAACTTCGCCGCCACCCAGGTCACCCAGGTGATCGCACTGGCCGTGCGGTGA
- a CDS encoding SdpI family protein, which yields MLVVALIPIVFGVLVGWGGVLGWRERLPRERGAGVRTAATGRSDEAFRVGNKVAGLPTMVGGAIGVLSGVAALFMPTVGGVIIAAVVGVVGTLALLAAGGVLGNRAALAVPEPEPAPSGCSGCACGAGGCGAFSSAANPQGA from the coding sequence GTGCTGGTAGTCGCGCTGATCCCCATCGTCTTCGGTGTCCTGGTCGGCTGGGGCGGAGTCCTCGGCTGGCGCGAGCGGCTGCCCAGGGAGCGCGGCGCGGGTGTGCGCACCGCCGCCACCGGGCGCAGCGACGAGGCCTTCCGCGTCGGCAACAAGGTCGCCGGACTGCCGACCATGGTCGGTGGCGCGATCGGCGTGCTCTCCGGCGTCGCCGCGTTGTTCATGCCGACCGTCGGTGGCGTGATCATCGCCGCGGTGGTCGGCGTCGTCGGCACGCTGGCCCTGCTGGCCGCGGGCGGTGTGCTCGGCAACCGGGCGGCGCTGGCCGTGCCGGAGCCGGAGCCCGCTCCGTCCGGTTGCTCCGGTTGTGCCTGCGGTGCGGGCGGCTGTGGCGCGTTCAGTTCCGCTGCAAATCCCCAGGGTGCGTAG
- a CDS encoding YqgE/AlgH family protein, with protein MGSVRADAEVEPGSLLVAAPTMFDPNFRRTVVFVIDHREEGTLGVVLNRPSEVPVDDVLPVWGQHVVEPQSVFVGGPVEKKTALCLAALRTGQDAASVPGVIAVRGPVALVDLDADPDALVPKVRGLRVFAGYAGWDSGQLAGEIARGDWLIVPALPSDVLATPNRDLWGQVLRRQGVPTALLATHPGDLQRN; from the coding sequence ATGGGCAGCGTGCGAGCGGACGCCGAGGTGGAACCGGGATCTTTGCTGGTCGCTGCCCCCACCATGTTCGACCCCAATTTCCGGCGGACCGTGGTGTTCGTCATCGATCACCGCGAGGAGGGCACGCTCGGTGTGGTGCTGAACCGGCCGAGCGAAGTCCCGGTGGACGACGTGCTCCCGGTCTGGGGTCAGCACGTGGTCGAGCCGCAGTCGGTTTTTGTCGGCGGCCCGGTGGAGAAGAAGACGGCGTTGTGCCTGGCCGCGCTGCGCACCGGGCAGGACGCGGCGAGCGTGCCGGGGGTGATCGCGGTGCGCGGTCCGGTGGCGCTGGTCGATCTGGACGCCGATCCGGACGCGCTGGTGCCGAAGGTGCGCGGGCTGCGGGTGTTCGCCGGGTACGCGGGCTGGGATTCCGGGCAGCTGGCCGGTGAGATCGCCCGCGGTGACTGGCTGATCGTGCCCGCGCTGCCCAGTGACGTGCTGGCCACGCCGAACCGGGACCTGTGGGGCCAGGTGCTGCGGCGGCAGGGCGTGCCGACCGCGCTACTGGCTACGCACCCTGGGGATTTGCAGCGGAACTGA
- a CDS encoding MFS transporter, whose translation MTAGTERSGVRELLAPPGFRRLLLSRFASQWGDGVYQAGLAGAVLFNPERAADALTIAGGFAALLLPYSFVGPFAGALLDRWDRRQVLVVANLLRAVAILMSALSVGLGTEGVPLFALALVVMGISRFAGCGLSASLPHVVPPATLVGANALATTLGSIVAVLGGGCAIALRAVLGQDDVGSACTAACAVIGSIVAAVIAARFARGDLGPSTVDEPAVAVLAVARGLADGARAVLRTPTVRAGFLALFAHRVGFGISLLLTVLLMRFSFTDHGLLRAGLPGLGQLALLAGAGLLLGGLLTPRLVARFGPRRVITAGLLLAAASIAGLGLPLVLPTVLLASFTLAVAGQLVKLCVDAAIQQDIGDEVRGRVFACYDALFNITQVAAVVATAALAPLDGRAPGLLLIATAFYGVGALGHLAVTRAPVRTSE comes from the coding sequence GTGACCGCGGGCACCGAACGCAGCGGCGTCCGCGAGCTGCTCGCGCCGCCGGGATTCCGGCGGCTGCTCCTGTCCCGCTTCGCCTCGCAGTGGGGTGACGGCGTCTACCAGGCCGGACTCGCCGGCGCGGTGCTGTTCAACCCCGAACGCGCGGCCGACGCGCTGACCATCGCCGGCGGGTTCGCCGCGTTGTTGCTGCCGTATTCGTTCGTCGGCCCGTTCGCCGGTGCGCTGCTCGACCGGTGGGACCGGCGCCAGGTGCTGGTGGTGGCGAACCTGCTGCGCGCGGTGGCGATCCTCATGTCCGCGCTGTCGGTCGGTCTCGGCACCGAAGGCGTGCCGCTGTTCGCGCTCGCGCTGGTGGTGATGGGGATTTCCCGGTTCGCCGGGTGCGGGCTGTCGGCGTCGCTGCCGCACGTGGTGCCGCCCGCGACGCTGGTCGGCGCGAACGCGCTGGCCACCACGCTCGGTTCGATCGTGGCCGTGCTCGGCGGCGGCTGCGCGATCGCCCTGCGCGCGGTACTCGGTCAGGACGACGTCGGCTCGGCGTGTACCGCCGCGTGCGCCGTGATCGGCTCGATCGTCGCCGCGGTGATCGCCGCGCGGTTCGCCCGCGGTGACCTGGGTCCGTCCACTGTGGACGAACCAGCGGTGGCGGTGCTCGCGGTGGCCAGGGGACTGGCCGACGGCGCCCGCGCCGTGCTGCGCACTCCGACGGTCCGCGCCGGATTCCTCGCGCTGTTCGCGCACCGCGTCGGGTTCGGCATCTCGTTGCTGCTCACCGTGTTGCTGATGCGGTTCTCCTTCACCGATCACGGCCTGCTGCGCGCCGGGCTGCCCGGGCTCGGCCAGCTCGCCCTGCTGGCCGGGGCCGGGTTGCTGCTCGGTGGCCTGCTCACGCCGCGGCTGGTGGCGCGCTTCGGGCCGCGCCGGGTGATCACCGCCGGCCTGCTGCTCGCGGCCGCGTCCATCGCCGGGCTCGGGCTGCCGCTGGTGCTGCCGACCGTGCTGCTGGCGTCGTTCACCCTGGCGGTGGCCGGGCAGCTGGTGAAGCTGTGCGTAGACGCGGCGATCCAGCAGGACATCGGCGACGAGGTACGCGGCCGGGTGTTCGCCTGCTACGACGCGTTGTTCAACATCACGCAGGTCGCGGCGGTCGTGGCGACCGCGGCACTGGCTCCGCTGGACGGCCGCGCGCCCGGCCTCCTCCTGATCGCGACGGCCTTCTACGGGGTCGGCGCACTGGGCCATCTGGCCGTCACCCGAGCCCCGGTTCGCACTAGCGAATGA